The following coding sequences are from one Devosia yakushimensis window:
- a CDS encoding bile acid:sodium symporter family protein has product MSLNSRLKRIGFDSYLLMLLGTVILASLLPARGMGAVLLSQVAYFAVALLFFLYGAKLNTGAIVAGLANWRLQALVFGSTFIAFPIAGLVLSSALSPWLRPEIVIGILYLAVLPSTVQSSIAFTSIAHGNVPAAVCAASISNLLGVFITPLFAALLLHTSGEGGIDLGSMLDIGVQILLPFALGQLMRPLVGKFIQRHAKLTQIVDRGSILLIVYSAFSAGMVAGIWQQVDVSTLAIMIGADALLLAVIMIGTSLVGRLSGLVREDRLVLLFCGSKKSLASGLPMANILFAGQTVSLIVLPLMIFHQIQLFVCAVIAQRAGHRASEETAAIGAGKAVIT; this is encoded by the coding sequence ATGTCATTGAACAGCAGACTGAAACGCATTGGCTTTGACTCCTACCTCCTGATGCTGCTGGGCACGGTGATCTTGGCGAGCCTGCTGCCGGCGCGGGGCATGGGGGCGGTTCTGCTGTCGCAGGTCGCCTATTTCGCCGTGGCGCTGCTGTTCTTCCTCTATGGCGCCAAGCTCAATACCGGCGCCATCGTGGCGGGCCTCGCCAATTGGCGGCTGCAGGCACTGGTCTTTGGCAGCACGTTCATTGCCTTCCCTATCGCGGGGCTGGTCCTGTCGAGCGCGTTATCGCCGTGGCTGCGGCCGGAAATCGTCATCGGCATTCTGTATCTGGCGGTGCTGCCGTCGACGGTGCAGTCGTCGATCGCCTTTACCTCGATCGCGCATGGCAATGTGCCGGCCGCGGTCTGCGCGGCATCGATCTCAAACCTGCTGGGCGTTTTCATCACGCCGCTGTTTGCGGCGCTGCTGTTGCATACCAGCGGGGAAGGGGGAATCGATCTCGGGTCCATGCTCGATATCGGGGTGCAGATATTGCTGCCCTTCGCGCTGGGGCAGCTGATGCGGCCGCTGGTGGGCAAGTTCATCCAGCGGCATGCCAAGCTGACGCAGATCGTGGACCGCGGCTCGATTTTGCTGATCGTCTATTCGGCGTTCAGCGCCGGCATGGTGGCCGGCATCTGGCAGCAGGTGGATGTTTCGACCCTGGCCATCATGATCGGCGCGGACGCGCTTTTGCTGGCGGTCATCATGATCGGCACCAGCCTGGTTGGGCGGCTATCGGGCCTGGTGCGTGAGGACCGGCTCGTGCTGTTGTTCTGCGGCTCCAAGAAGAGCCTGGCCAGCGGCCTGCCGATGGCAAATATCCTGTTTGCCGGTCAGACGGTGAGCCTTATCGTCTTGCCGCTGATGATCTTTCACCAGATTCAGCTGTTCGTCTGCGCGGTGATTGCGCAGCGCGCCGGGCATAGGGCAAGCGAAGAAACGGCAGCTATCGGCGCGGGAAAGGCCGTCATCACGTAA
- a CDS encoding GNAT family N-acetyltransferase produces the protein MPLHIRPARQDDRAALFNICLLTADSGTDASALFSDPDYPGLVWSVPYLDFAPEHAFVVDDDGEAVGYIVGTPDTTAFEARLDAEWWPQLAKQYAGRTAKAPFDAKVLDRIAAPAHSHPGVVATHPAHLHINLLPPAQSGGWGRKLIEAELASLRQAGARAVHLGVSPTNTRAIGFYHHLGFEEIERSEGLHLGKAL, from the coding sequence ATGCCCCTTCACATCCGGCCTGCCCGCCAGGACGACCGCGCCGCCCTCTTCAATATCTGTCTGCTCACCGCCGATTCCGGCACCGATGCCAGCGCGCTGTTTTCCGATCCCGATTACCCGGGCCTCGTCTGGTCCGTTCCCTATCTGGATTTTGCACCCGAACATGCTTTCGTGGTCGACGATGATGGCGAGGCCGTCGGCTATATCGTCGGCACACCCGACACCACCGCCTTCGAGGCCCGGCTGGATGCCGAATGGTGGCCGCAACTGGCCAAACAATATGCCGGCCGCACGGCAAAAGCTCCGTTCGACGCCAAGGTTCTCGACCGGATCGCGGCGCCGGCCCACAGCCATCCCGGCGTCGTCGCCACCCATCCCGCCCATCTCCATATCAACCTGCTGCCGCCGGCCCAATCGGGCGGCTGGGGCCGCAAATTGATCGAAGCCGAGCTGGCCTCGCTGCGGCAGGCGGGCGCCAGGGCCGTCCATCTGGGCGTCAGCCCCACCAATACCCGCGCCATAGGCTTTTACCACCATCTCGGCTTCGAGGAGATCGAGCGCAGCGAAGGCCTCCACCTCGGCAAGGCCCTTTAG
- a CDS encoding VWA domain-containing protein, which translates to MVLLHPLSLILLSLGLIILAFHIRRRQTINVPSLRIWREIGMGQARRNRILQWPRPSWALLLQLLALAALAAALAQPLLFRGDKVDHWIFVVDRSGSMQTMQDGADRLSLAKAQLLDRMRDPASGGKISLISLAGTAAPLVARHPLGGEAIAGAVASIHASDGAADWPALLPVVQSLLHPGEQTRLVIYSDEAPPQAGLADVSQETVTLGNTAPNAALTAQLAPRQNEPNRWTLSGNVQLDDLPSTELIVSYAPDAKATPLEWTRKTIGSTATEAPQDTGPQTKSFTINLNLPGPGIVSVALADDAALFDNSAWFVTRAEPAPLDILYVGGGEQPLLTALKAIDGAAIYQAEGLPGDLSQFGLVVVDNRQVARQPESNVLWIGNAGVSGTALPPLSAQSPTFVASAHPLMHDIAWSTLSIDAAQAIGPADNADVLLRAGEVPLITATPNANGYDIRLAFDPRRSNWPQQSGLPVFVANLIHWLGLAPQGQLQPNCTIGERCALDARFAGGTIRRLDWPNEPAPLPAADFVPEQAGLYELSAGNLTRLLAINPAAPTLPLAASEDLPQPAAFPLALWPILLGLVILALIAEAIISGRGPERFLQAEGLRNANPLSTRRRLTLALRALALVAVTLALLDIGIPWQRAGEHTATVLAPGGPATAGEATIIAAPVPSITGTDATSPARAGAIPAAIQLAAASLPWGEPGRIIVSGATGTEPAAMAALAAALTERQIFVDAQPALATDDALYVSALEAPTPVYAGDTVALTGIVHATTETRVTLRFEREGVVLVEQQAALTAGDNRVETMLSDMAEGAAEYTLTVTADDTDPANNTLSTIIDARPAGKVAVIANDPMRSAAFLDWLTSQGITGAALEPKQAPYKLEDWKGFDGAVLLDVPAIALTTQQQELLESAVAEQGLGLLILGGPNSFGPGGYLETPLDRASPLSSRVPRDAPEATLVFVLDRSGSMQQPVGATTTRLDIAKQATLAAVRLLNRNSQVGIVVFDSDPNIVLPLQRIDDPAIASAALSNVDPGGGTSIYPGLKAALDMLRGVETPARHIIVMTDGLSQPADFPGLLADIRAEGITVSSVSIGKGAERTLIERIARLGGGTFHATDDFAALPSILSQEAMLLSGSPIEQGTTQPLWAARDEPFLRGLPAQMPPIDGFVLTTPKPEASLSMVVPDSKGEPMPLLASWRYGAGQVLALTTEAAGPWSQQWQAMPSYPALWSQAIRQFLPAVERGDLALDIIRRGDGFTANLTLSGAADGLIPTLSVGPEDGETPLPLERIAPNQYAATYYPETAGRYRFAATAGEMTTQSTVAMGYPAHLGPLTPDNALRQLTTATGGSFGEPRARDVPARWSLQSFWPAWAALALALFMAELAVRYTGLIRPRRQNQSPQKTSSGPRVQTPRHEPAPAV; encoded by the coding sequence ATGGTCCTGCTGCATCCTCTGTCCCTGATCCTGCTGAGCCTTGGGCTGATCATCCTGGCGTTCCATATCCGCCGCCGGCAGACCATCAATGTCCCCAGCCTGCGCATCTGGCGCGAAATCGGCATGGGTCAGGCCAGGCGCAACCGCATCCTGCAATGGCCCCGGCCCAGCTGGGCCCTGTTGCTGCAATTGCTCGCCCTGGCTGCTTTGGCCGCAGCCCTCGCCCAGCCCTTGCTCTTCCGCGGCGACAAGGTCGATCACTGGATTTTCGTAGTCGACCGCTCGGGCTCCATGCAAACCATGCAGGACGGCGCTGACCGGCTTTCCCTGGCAAAAGCCCAGCTGCTCGATCGCATGCGCGACCCTGCCAGCGGGGGCAAGATTTCGCTCATTTCGCTCGCGGGCACGGCCGCCCCCCTGGTCGCCCGCCACCCGCTGGGCGGCGAAGCAATCGCCGGCGCCGTAGCTTCCATCCATGCCAGCGATGGCGCAGCCGACTGGCCCGCGCTCTTGCCGGTCGTGCAATCGCTGCTGCACCCCGGCGAACAAACCAGGCTCGTCATTTACAGCGATGAGGCGCCGCCCCAGGCCGGCCTTGCCGATGTCTCCCAGGAGACTGTCACCCTCGGCAACACCGCGCCCAATGCCGCCCTCACCGCCCAGCTTGCCCCCCGGCAAAACGAACCCAACCGCTGGACACTGAGCGGCAATGTCCAGCTCGACGACCTGCCAAGCACCGAACTCATTGTCTCCTATGCCCCCGACGCCAAGGCCACGCCCCTGGAATGGACAAGGAAAACAATCGGTTCGACCGCTACGGAGGCGCCGCAAGACACTGGCCCGCAGACCAAAAGCTTCACTATCAATCTCAACCTGCCCGGCCCGGGCATCGTTTCCGTCGCCCTGGCAGATGATGCCGCGCTCTTCGACAACAGCGCCTGGTTCGTGACCCGGGCCGAGCCGGCGCCGCTCGATATTCTCTATGTCGGAGGCGGCGAGCAGCCCCTGCTGACCGCCCTCAAGGCCATTGACGGCGCGGCCATCTACCAGGCCGAGGGTCTCCCCGGCGACCTCTCGCAATTCGGCCTTGTCGTGGTCGATAATCGCCAGGTGGCGCGCCAGCCTGAAAGCAATGTCCTGTGGATCGGCAATGCCGGCGTTTCCGGCACCGCCCTGCCTCCCTTGAGCGCGCAATCTCCAACATTTGTCGCTTCAGCCCATCCGCTCATGCACGATATCGCCTGGAGCACGCTGTCCATCGACGCGGCCCAGGCCATTGGGCCCGCGGACAATGCCGATGTCCTGCTCCGCGCCGGCGAGGTTCCGCTGATCACCGCCACGCCCAATGCCAATGGTTACGACATCCGGCTGGCCTTCGATCCCCGCCGGTCCAATTGGCCGCAGCAATCCGGCCTGCCCGTCTTCGTCGCAAACCTCATCCACTGGCTGGGCCTTGCGCCCCAGGGCCAGTTGCAGCCCAACTGCACCATAGGCGAGCGCTGCGCCCTCGATGCGCGCTTCGCCGGTGGCACGATCCGCCGCCTGGATTGGCCTAACGAGCCAGCGCCCCTCCCCGCCGCAGATTTCGTGCCCGAGCAGGCCGGGCTCTACGAGCTGAGCGCCGGAAATCTCACCCGGCTTCTCGCCATCAATCCCGCCGCACCGACCCTGCCTTTGGCAGCCAGCGAGGACCTGCCGCAACCCGCCGCATTCCCGCTGGCACTGTGGCCAATCCTGCTCGGGCTCGTGATCCTCGCTTTGATCGCCGAGGCCATCATTTCCGGTCGCGGACCCGAACGCTTTCTCCAGGCCGAAGGCCTGCGCAACGCCAATCCGCTCAGCACCCGGCGCCGCCTCACTTTGGCCCTCCGCGCCCTGGCGCTTGTCGCTGTCACGCTGGCCTTGCTGGATATCGGCATCCCATGGCAACGGGCCGGCGAACACACAGCGACGGTTCTTGCGCCCGGCGGCCCAGCAACGGCAGGCGAGGCCACGATTATCGCGGCCCCCGTCCCCAGCATCACCGGCACGGACGCCACGTCGCCCGCGCGCGCCGGAGCCATCCCGGCCGCCATTCAGCTCGCCGCGGCCAGCCTTCCCTGGGGCGAACCCGGCCGTATCATCGTTTCCGGAGCAACCGGCACGGAGCCGGCGGCCATGGCCGCGCTCGCCGCCGCACTCACCGAGCGTCAGATCTTTGTCGATGCCCAACCCGCCCTGGCAACAGACGACGCCCTATATGTATCCGCCCTGGAAGCACCCACGCCCGTCTATGCCGGCGACACCGTCGCCCTGACGGGCATCGTCCACGCGACCACGGAAACCCGCGTCACCCTGCGTTTCGAGCGGGAAGGCGTGGTTCTAGTGGAGCAACAGGCGGCCCTCACCGCGGGCGACAATCGCGTCGAAACCATGCTTTCCGACATGGCCGAAGGCGCCGCCGAATATACCCTGACCGTTACCGCCGATGACACCGATCCGGCCAATAACACGCTCTCCACCATCATCGACGCGCGCCCCGCGGGCAAGGTCGCCGTCATCGCCAATGATCCCATGCGCAGCGCGGCATTCCTCGATTGGCTGACCAGTCAGGGCATTACCGGCGCAGCCCTCGAGCCCAAGCAGGCGCCCTATAAGCTCGAAGACTGGAAGGGCTTTGACGGCGCCGTCCTGCTCGATGTGCCGGCCATCGCCCTCACCACCCAGCAGCAGGAATTGCTCGAAAGCGCCGTCGCCGAACAGGGGCTGGGCCTGCTGATCCTGGGCGGCCCCAACAGCTTCGGCCCCGGCGGCTATCTCGAAACCCCGCTCGACCGGGCTTCCCCGCTCTCCAGCCGCGTGCCCCGCGATGCGCCCGAAGCCACCCTGGTCTTTGTGCTCGATCGCTCCGGCAGCATGCAGCAGCCGGTCGGCGCCACGACAACCCGCCTCGATATCGCCAAACAGGCGACGCTGGCCGCCGTCCGCCTGCTCAATCGCAACAGCCAGGTCGGCATCGTCGTCTTCGATTCCGACCCCAATATCGTCCTGCCCTTGCAGCGGATCGACGACCCCGCCATTGCCTCAGCAGCACTCTCCAATGTCGATCCCGGCGGCGGCACCTCGATTTATCCCGGCCTCAAGGCAGCGCTCGATATGCTGCGCGGCGTCGAGACGCCCGCCCGCCACATCATCGTCATGACCGATGGCTTGAGCCAGCCCGCCGATTTCCCCGGCCTGCTGGCCGATATCCGCGCCGAGGGTATCACTGTGTCTTCAGTCTCCATCGGCAAGGGCGCCGAGCGCACCCTGATCGAGCGCATCGCCCGCCTCGGCGGCGGCACGTTTCACGCCACCGACGACTTTGCCGCCCTGCCCTCGATTCTTTCGCAGGAAGCTATGCTGCTCTCCGGCTCGCCCATCGAGCAGGGGACAACCCAACCGCTCTGGGCCGCCCGCGACGAACCATTTCTCCGCGGCCTGCCCGCCCAGATGCCCCCCATCGATGGTTTCGTGCTGACCACGCCCAAGCCCGAGGCGAGCCTTTCCATGGTCGTGCCCGACAGCAAGGGCGAACCCATGCCCCTGCTCGCCTCCTGGCGCTATGGCGCCGGCCAGGTGCTGGCGCTCACCACCGAGGCCGCCGGCCCCTGGTCCCAGCAATGGCAGGCCATGCCGTCCTATCCCGCGCTCTGGTCACAGGCGATCCGCCAGTTTCTTCCCGCTGTCGAGCGCGGCGATCTCGCCCTCGACATCATCCGGCGGGGTGACGGCTTCACGGCCAACCTGACCCTTTCCGGCGCGGCCGATGGCCTCATCCCCACCCTTTCCGTTGGGCCGGAGGATGGTGAAACGCCGCTACCACTGGAGCGCATCGCCCCAAACCAATATGCCGCCACCTATTATCCTGAAACGGCTGGCCGATACCGCTTCGCCGCCACGGCCGGCGAGATGACCACGCAATCGACCGTTGCAATGGGCTACCCCGCCCATCTCGGCCCGCTGACGCCCGACAATGCCCTGCGCCAGCTCACCACCGCGACCGGCGGAAGTTTCGGCGAACCACGGGCCCGCGACGTTCCCGCCCGCTGGTCGCTGCAATCATTCTGGCCCGCCTGGGCCGCGCTGGCGCTGGCCCTGTTCATGGCCGAACTCGCCGTGCGCTATACCGGGCTCATCCGCCCACGCCGCCAAAACCAATCACCGCAGAAAACAAGTTCGGGTCCCCGGGTGCAAACCCCGCGCCACGAACCTGCGCCCGCCGTTTGA
- a CDS encoding LysR family transcriptional regulator: MNTLSDIAPALLRSFVAVAETRNFTAAARRLGLRQSTVSQHVQKLEQAAGRKLFSRDTHTVALTADGDAMCDFATSVLAAHDRMAGYFFGAAGRERLRLGISEDFAMSQLADVLANFRTRYPAVDLELEVGLSTILYQRYDAGELDVIFAKRRAGDERGEIAWREQLAWIGRPGFRIEPGAPIPLVSYAPPSITRALAVAALEQAHRPWRMACSSGSLNGLRAAAMAGLGIAAHSLRLIPEGLAVVDPVNDLPALGEVEFVAIGPGRHHASANGLISALVANAQGSV; encoded by the coding sequence ATGAATACGCTCTCTGACATTGCGCCGGCCCTGTTGCGCTCCTTCGTAGCCGTCGCCGAAACCAGGAATTTCACCGCGGCCGCCCGGCGTCTCGGCCTGCGCCAATCCACCGTGAGCCAGCACGTGCAAAAATTGGAACAGGCGGCGGGCCGTAAGCTCTTTTCACGCGACACCCACACCGTGGCCCTGACCGCCGATGGCGATGCCATGTGCGATTTCGCCACCTCCGTGCTGGCGGCGCATGACCGGATGGCCGGCTATTTCTTCGGCGCCGCCGGGCGCGAACGGCTGCGGCTTGGCATTTCCGAGGATTTCGCCATGTCCCAGCTCGCCGACGTTCTGGCAAATTTCCGCACCCGCTATCCCGCGGTCGATCTGGAGCTTGAAGTCGGGCTCAGCACCATTCTCTATCAGCGCTACGATGCTGGAGAGCTTGACGTCATCTTCGCCAAGCGCCGCGCCGGCGATGAACGCGGCGAGATCGCCTGGCGCGAGCAGCTCGCCTGGATCGGCCGGCCGGGGTTTCGCATCGAACCCGGCGCGCCCATCCCGCTGGTTTCCTATGCCCCGCCCTCCATCACCCGCGCTCTCGCGGTCGCCGCGCTCGAACAGGCCCATCGCCCCTGGCGCATGGCCTGTTCGAGCGGCAGCCTGAACGGCCTGCGCGCCGCGGCCATGGCCGGGCTCGGCATTGCCGCCCATTCGCTGCGCCTCATCCCCGAGGGCCTCGCGGTCGTCGATCCCGTCAACGACCTTCCCGCCCTGGGCGAAGTCGAATTCGTCGCCATCGGTCCCGGCCGCCACCACGCCAGCGCCAATGGCCTGATCTCGGCACTGGTCGCCAATGCGCAGGGATCAGTTTGA
- the phnC gene encoding phosphonate ABC transporter ATP-binding protein translates to MLKISHVSRRFGNKLAVDDVTLEIPQGQMVGIIGRSGAGKSTLLRMINRLNDVSAGYIEYDGQRVSELRGQALRAWQRDCAMIFQQFNLVPRLDVITNVMLGRLNGRNPMLNLLQVFSADEQFAALKALERLDIAQTATQWAQTLSGGQQQRVAIARALMQGPKVILADEPIASLDPRNAQIVMDSLRDINAEGKLTVITNLHTLDTARAYCERIIGMAAGKVVFDGTPDELTTDVARTIYGADGLKEAFSEALTSTSITPLAVPPVTKTASAGRAP, encoded by the coding sequence ATGCTCAAGATTTCTCACGTTTCGCGACGGTTCGGTAACAAGCTTGCCGTCGACGATGTGACGCTCGAGATCCCGCAGGGGCAGATGGTCGGCATTATCGGCCGGTCGGGCGCCGGCAAATCGACCCTGCTGCGCATGATCAACCGGCTCAACGACGTTTCGGCCGGCTATATCGAATATGACGGCCAGCGGGTGTCCGAATTGCGCGGGCAGGCCTTGCGGGCATGGCAGCGCGATTGCGCCATGATTTTCCAGCAGTTCAACCTGGTGCCGCGGCTCGATGTCATCACCAATGTGATGCTGGGGCGGCTCAATGGCCGCAACCCGATGCTCAACCTGCTGCAGGTGTTTTCGGCCGACGAGCAATTTGCCGCGCTCAAGGCGCTGGAGCGGCTCGATATCGCCCAGACCGCAACGCAATGGGCGCAGACGCTTTCGGGTGGCCAGCAGCAGCGCGTGGCCATTGCCCGGGCGCTGATGCAGGGCCCCAAGGTGATCCTGGCGGACGAGCCGATCGCCAGCCTCGACCCGCGCAATGCGCAGATCGTGATGGACAGCCTGCGCGACATCAATGCCGAGGGCAAGCTCACCGTCATCACCAATCTGCACACGCTCGATACGGCGCGCGCCTATTGCGAACGCATTATCGGCATGGCGGCGGGCAAGGTGGTGTTCGATGGCACGCCCGACGAGCTGACCACCGATGTCGCCCGTACGATTTACGGCGCAGATGGCCTGAAAGAGGCGTTTTCCGAGGCGCTGACCTCGACCTCGATCACGCCGCTGGCCGTTCCCCCCGTCACCAAGACCGCGAGCGCGGGCCGCGCTCCGTAA
- a CDS encoding pseudoazurin — protein MGLHHIAPLGRQEGVINVKVFGILAFAAATAVSTLSLSAAEFEVHMLNKDAAGNTMVFEPAFLQIAPGDTVTFIPTDKGHNAETIKGMFPEGGNEFKGKINEQFSVTFDVEGAYGYKCAPHLAMGMVGLIVVGENPANLADLQAARVPPKAKAKFDEFVAQIGQ, from the coding sequence ATGGGCTTGCACCACATTGCGCCCCTGGGGCGCCAAGAAGGAGTAATTAACGTGAAAGTTTTCGGTATCCTCGCCTTTGCGGCCGCGACTGCTGTTTCGACGCTGTCGCTGTCCGCTGCCGAGTTCGAAGTCCACATGCTCAACAAGGATGCTGCCGGCAACACCATGGTGTTCGAGCCCGCCTTCCTGCAGATCGCTCCCGGTGACACCGTTACATTCATTCCCACCGACAAGGGCCACAATGCCGAGACCATCAAGGGCATGTTCCCCGAGGGCGGCAATGAGTTCAAAGGCAAGATCAACGAGCAGTTCAGCGTGACCTTCGATGTCGAAGGCGCCTACGGCTACAAGTGCGCCCCCCACCTTGCCATGGGCATGGTCGGCCTGATCGTCGTCGGCGAGAACCCCGCCAACCTTGCAGACCTGCAGGCCGCCCGCGTCCCGCCCAAGGCCAAAGCCAAGTTCGACGAATTCGTCGCGCAGATCGGCCAATAA
- a CDS encoding AraC family transcriptional regulator, with translation MTAAFENYQARMQRALAHIDAHLDGELDLATLSGVAAFSKFHFHRQFSATFGLSVHRYVQLARLKRASQALARDDAQSVTDIAMDAGYDAPDAFARAFRQRLAQSPSSFRKSPDWASWLTAFGPLDNARNKLMKITFEQDDVKILDVPDTPVAMMEHRGNRAKLGETSERFRAWCKASGLPPETGRSSFMVFRSEREPAVPDDYSMDLCVGTDGPVAGDGQVKAGTIPGGRCAVLRYPGNTNNLEPAALYLYRDWLPQSGEEARDFPIYARRRLMPIPGMQAREVVVELHLPLK, from the coding sequence ATGACGGCAGCATTTGAGAATTATCAGGCCCGTATGCAGCGTGCCCTGGCCCATATCGACGCTCATCTGGACGGCGAATTGGACCTTGCAACGTTGAGCGGCGTCGCTGCCTTCTCCAAATTTCACTTCCACCGGCAGTTCTCGGCAACCTTTGGGTTGTCCGTGCATCGCTATGTTCAGCTTGCCCGCCTGAAGCGGGCGTCGCAGGCGCTTGCCCGGGACGATGCTCAAAGCGTCACGGATATAGCGATGGATGCCGGATACGACGCACCCGATGCGTTCGCCCGGGCCTTCCGGCAACGGCTTGCGCAATCGCCCTCGTCGTTCCGGAAGTCACCCGACTGGGCTTCGTGGCTTACGGCCTTTGGACCTTTGGACAATGCGAGAAACAAGCTTATGAAGATCACATTCGAACAGGACGACGTCAAAATTCTCGATGTGCCGGATACGCCGGTGGCGATGATGGAACATCGAGGCAACCGCGCGAAACTTGGGGAAACGTCCGAGCGTTTCCGGGCCTGGTGCAAGGCATCCGGGCTGCCGCCCGAGACCGGGCGATCCAGCTTCATGGTCTTTCGCTCCGAGAGGGAGCCCGCGGTTCCCGACGACTACAGCATGGACCTGTGCGTCGGCACCGATGGTCCTGTTGCCGGTGACGGGCAGGTGAAGGCCGGCACAATCCCCGGCGGGCGCTGCGCGGTATTGCGCTATCCGGGCAATACCAACAACCTTGAGCCGGCAGCCTTGTATCTTTACCGCGACTGGCTTCCGCAAAGCGGCGAAGAGGCCCGTGACTTCCCGATCTATGCGCGCCGGCGGCTCATGCCGATACCAGGGATGCAGGCGCGTGAAGTTGTCGTGGAGCTTCATCTGCCGCTCAAATAG
- the aspS gene encoding aspartate--tRNA(Asn) ligase, translating to MSDTLPSSRSLVSDLPRCIGQRVTLRGFAEAIRDQKRMRFIVLRDPTGKVQLTQSKDQAVLTAALDALTPESAVIVTGTVVAAPAVKLGGLEVVLESVEICALADAHLPIAHDSGLDKWIDHRQVSLRYPEQQLVFAVQTTLEEAMRAFWKQQGFREIHSPKLMGTASESGSEVFAVKYFDTTAFLAQSPQFYKQMAIAGGMEKVFEIGPVFRAEPSFTSRHETEFTSIDMEIGWIEDHHQLMAFEERWLAYAIGTVAEVHGPEIELLFGIRIVPPALPFPRVTFAEANEILAQLGHVPTRQDDLDAEGERLLCERIATETGHEFVFITDYPASGRAFYHMRHEDRPDLTKGFDLLWRGLEITTGAQREHRYDRLVAQAEERGMRLDSLSDYLDFFRFGCPPHGGMGVGLGRILMRLLNAASIREVTLLSRTPKRLRP from the coding sequence ATGTCTGATACTTTACCTTCAAGCCGCTCCCTGGTTTCCGATTTGCCCCGTTGCATCGGGCAACGCGTAACGTTGCGTGGGTTCGCCGAAGCCATTCGCGATCAGAAACGCATGCGTTTCATCGTCCTGCGCGACCCGACCGGCAAGGTTCAACTCACCCAGAGCAAAGACCAAGCGGTCCTGACAGCGGCTCTTGACGCCTTGACGCCCGAAAGCGCGGTGATCGTCACCGGCACGGTGGTCGCTGCGCCCGCCGTCAAGCTCGGCGGGCTCGAGGTCGTGCTCGAAAGCGTCGAGATCTGCGCGCTGGCCGATGCTCATCTGCCGATCGCGCACGATTCAGGCCTGGATAAATGGATCGACCACCGGCAGGTGAGCCTGCGCTATCCCGAGCAGCAATTAGTCTTTGCCGTGCAAACGACGCTGGAAGAGGCAATGCGTGCGTTCTGGAAGCAGCAAGGCTTCCGCGAAATCCACTCGCCCAAGCTGATGGGGACGGCCAGCGAGTCCGGTTCCGAGGTTTTCGCCGTCAAATATTTCGACACCACGGCTTTCCTTGCCCAGTCGCCGCAATTCTACAAGCAGATGGCCATAGCGGGCGGTATGGAAAAGGTGTTTGAGATCGGCCCCGTGTTCCGGGCCGAGCCGTCGTTCACCTCGCGACACGAAACCGAGTTCACCTCCATCGACATGGAAATTGGCTGGATTGAGGACCATCATCAATTGATGGCGTTCGAGGAGCGCTGGCTGGCTTATGCCATCGGAACGGTAGCCGAGGTTCATGGGCCAGAGATTGAGTTGCTTTTCGGCATAAGGATCGTTCCGCCGGCGCTGCCCTTTCCGAGGGTCACGTTTGCCGAGGCCAACGAGATTCTCGCCCAGCTCGGTCATGTCCCCACTCGTCAGGATGACCTGGATGCAGAAGGCGAGCGTTTGCTGTGCGAACGCATCGCCACCGAAACCGGCCATGAGTTCGTTTTCATCACCGATTATCCGGCTAGCGGCCGCGCCTTCTATCATATGCGCCATGAGGATCGGCCAGACCTTACCAAGGGCTTCGATTTGCTCTGGCGCGGCCTCGAGATCACTACCGGCGCGCAGCGCGAACATCGCTACGACCGCCTCGTGGCCCAGGCCGAGGAGCGTGGGATGCGGCTGGACAGCCTCTCCGACTATCTTGATTTCTTCCGCTTCGGCTGCCCGCCACACGGCGGAATGGGCGTGGGTCTCGGCCGCATCCTCATGCGCCTGCTGAATGCCGCCAGCATCAGGGAGGTCACCTTGCTCAGCCGCACGCCAAAGCGGCTTCGACCCTGA